The window TTCATGATTGTGACATCGGAGAAGGCACGGTCGTCAGAGATTTCGTCAACCTGTATGGCTGCAGCATCGGGAAAGATTGCAAGATCGCCGCGTTTGCCGAGATCCAAAGGGGCGTCGTCCTGGGCGATAGATGCAAGGTCGAAGCCTACGCGTTCATACCCAGCGGTGTGACCATCGAGGATGAGGTCTTCATTGGTCCGCATGCCGTTTTCACCAATGACCTCCACCCACACGCAGTTGGGGACTGGGAGGTCACACCGACCGTCGTGCGGAAGGGTGCCTCCATAGGAGCCGGTGCGGTAATAGTATGTGGGGTCAACATCGGTGAGGGGGCAATGGTAGGCGCTGGAGCGGTCGTGACGAAGGATGTCCCTGCCAATTCCCTCGTGGTCGGAAACCCCGCCAGGGTGACAAAGAAGCTCAAATAACGGTGATTAAATTGAACAAAGTTCCATTCGCTAAACCCGTCGTGGACAAAGAAATGCTAGATGCGGTCACCAACGCCCTCCAGAATGAGAGGTTGGTGGGCGGGGAGAGCGTGCACAAGTTCGAAGAGGCGTTCGCGAGATACTGCGGCGTCAAACATGCGGTGTCGGTCTCCTCCGGAACCAATGCGTTGCAGTTGGCATTCATCGCCTTGGAGGTCATGGACAAGGAGGTCCAGACCACCCCCTTCTCATTCATAGCCACCGCCAACTCGGTCATCGAGGCCGGAGGCAAGCCCACTTTCTCGGACGCATCGGACCAGGACTACAACCTGGACCCGGGGAAGATCTCGAGCAAACTGACTAAGAAAACGGCCGCCCTGTTGCCAGTACATCTGTTCGGACGTCCATGCAGGATGGACGAGATTATGGACATCGCCTCGGACAAGGGTCTGAAAGTGGTCGAGGACGCCTGTCAGGCGCATGGTTCGCTCTACAAGGGAAAAAGGGCCGGGGCGATAGGCGACATCGGTTGCTTCTCTTTCTACCCGACCAAGAACATGACCGTCGGAGGGGACGGTGGCATGATCACCACGAACGACGGCGATCTGGCCAGGAACATCGCCAAGTATCGGGATTGTGGCCGGATATCCAGGTACGTGCATGATGTGGTGGGTTATACCTCTCGGCTAAACTCTGCAAACGCCGCTTTCGGCCTGGTGCAGCTGAAGCATCTGGACGAGTGGAACGAACAGAGAAGGGAGGTGGCCAAGATGTACGCTCGGCATTTGGACGGCATAAAGGATATCGCATTGCCGCCGAAGGGGGACAAGGACATCACGCCGGTCTTCCATCTCTATGCGGTCAGATGCACCAAGCGTGATGAGCTGGCGGAGCATCTGAACAAGAATGGCATTGAGGCGGGAGTGCACTACCCGGTACCGATCCACCTGCAACCGATATACAAGCAGCTCTACGGGTTCAAAGGAGGAGAGTTCCCTGTCTCTGAAGCGCTGGCGAACGAGATGATCTCGTTGCCGATGTTCCCTGAAATGAACCATGACGAGGTCAAGCGGGTATCTGAAGAGGTCCGGTCATTCTATTCGAGGTCGAAGTAAAATGAAACAGTTCCAGGTCGGTGTGCTCGGGGTCGGATATTGGGGAAGGAAGATCGTTGAGGAGTACAGCGCCATCCAGAACGTGAAGGTCCAGGCAGTCTCCGACCTGATGGACAAGAACCTGCAGCACTGTAAGGACCGGTACGGAGTGCCGGTGCTGGTCAACGATTATCACGACGTCATCAATGTGGAAAGCCTGCACGCGGTGCACATCTGCCTTCCAAACTCGCTCCATTTCCAGGCCTGCCAGGAAGCGTTAGAGGCGGGGAAGCACGTCCTGGTGGAGAAACCGATCACGCTATCCAGCAAGGAGGGCAACATCCTGGTGGAGCTGGCGGAGGCGAAGGGGCTGACCTTATCGGTCGGGCACATCTACCGTTTCAACAATGCATTGGCAGAGGTCAAGCGCCTGATAAGCGAGAACTTCTTCGGCCGCGTTTTCCTCCTCAACCTAACCTGGACCAACCTGGAACCGGTGTTCAACGATCGCGATGTGATCGTCGACCTGGCACCGCATTATTTTGACATAGTGAACTATATGCTTGATGCCTGGCCGGCCAAGATCACCTGCGTGGCCAAACCGTACAGGCAGAAGGAGAACCCCGAGGCGACCTATATCTGTTGCGAGATGCCGAACGGGGCCATCGCCCATGCGCACCTCAACTGGCTTTCACCGAAGAAAGTGCGGTCGATAGAGCTCGTGGGAGAGAACCGGTCCGCGGTCATCGACGCAGTCGGCCAGGAGGTCACCATCTATGAATCGGGTTACACTTATCGGCTGGGGGTTGAAAGGAACAACACCATCAGGACCGAACTGCTCCACTTCATCAAATCCATATCAGATCCGATGACCGAGACCAGGAACTCCGGGACCATAGGGGTCAAGACGGTCGAGATGATCGAACGGGCGAAGGATTCGCTGGCGCAGGGCAGAACGGTCTGAGACCGGCTGGTCACATGAGCGCCGATATCCTGATGTTGTTGTCCAACGAATACCGCCCGGACCCCCGCGTCAGGAAAGAAGCGATGACCCTGCACGATGCCGGCCATAGGGTTACCGTCCTCTGCTGGAACCGCTCGCACAAGGTAGCCGACCATCAGGATGATAGCGGCATGATCATCAAAAGGGTGCGAACCGGAAAGGTCCGGGGATCGCTTGGACTGGGCCTGAACATGCCTCTCTTCTTCGCTCGGGCCTATCTCCTTTCCCGTAGCCTCAAGTTCGACGCGGTGCACTGCCACGATTATGACACGTTGATGCTGGGGGCGTTCATATGCCGTCTCCGCCATGTTCCGCTTGTCTATGATTCACATGAATGGTATTCGAAGATGGTAGAGGACGACCTGCCCGGATTCGCCTGCAAGGTGATCGAAAGGACCGAATCGCTGCTGCTGGCCAATTGCCATGCGGTGATCGCCGCAAATGATGCCATCGCGGACCACCTGAAAGCTTCCGGTGCCATCGATGTCACCGTCGTCATGAACTGCATCGATCTGCCCCCGGACGCGCCCCGCGATGCGTACCGCGAGAAGGACCAGATCTCCCTATTCTACGGAGGAAGCCTGGAGCCCGGTCGTTTCATCGGCGAGATGCTGGAAGCGGTGAAGGGAAGTAAGGATTGTGTCCTGAGGATCGCCGGGAACGGTCGCCTTGCCGAGGATGTGAGACGTGCGGCGGCAGAATCGGAGAAAGTCCAGTTCCTCGGATACATCCCTCAGGAACAGGTCCTTCTGAACGTATCCCGCAGTGACGCAGTGGTCTGCATGATGGAACCCGGCAATGGGAACAATATCATAGGTACCCCGAACAAGCTGTTTGAGGCCATGGCGTATGGAGTACCGGCGATCGTGACCGAAGGGACCCACAGCGGCGACCTCGTCAAGGGACTGGATTGTGGAGTGGCAGTCGAATACAGTACCAGGGGGATGTCCTATGCCATCTCCGCCCTTCAAGACCCCGAAGCAAGGAGGAGAATGGGGAGGAACGGGAGGGTGGCCGCGGAGAAAGAATACAACTGGGCCGCAATGAAGGAAAAGCTGATGGCGGTCTACCGTTCTCTATGACACTTGTCGATTAGTGAAATGATTCTCTTAACGATTATATAGTCAACGTGTCGTTCAAGGAATGTCTGGAGCTCAGCAATAGATGAAGAGGCAGCTCGCGTCACCCCTCATTTCTCTCTTGATCTGCCTCATGTTGCTGCCTCTGTCAAGTCTTGTCAACGCCGACATTGTGGGGGGGACCGCCACGACAGCGTCGGTCGTGAACGGATGGGGATCGGCCGAGACCTTCGACAACGTTCCAACCGGCACAACCAGCCATTTCAATGATTTTTTCCTTATGCCAAACACCAACACCGACACCGTGATCCTTGACGGACGGCTATGGATCATGTTCCGTGGAAACGATTCCGCCATTGTAGCAAGATATTCCCCTCACGCCATCCAGAATACCTGGAATATCTCATTCGATGCTTTCACACCAAGGAATGGAGCTTCTTACCACATGAAGAACCTGACCTGCGGCACCTATGGCCTCAGGACCATGCTGGTGAACGGGGCCGGACAGAACATCACCGGTATCGAGCTATTGGTCGGACCTTCGGACATGGAAGGGATCCTGACCTACGACCCGATATCCGGTTCCTGGAACAGGGAATCGGCGGGCATATTGCCTGCCCTCTCCAACCGAAGCTCGGACCAGGAATCGGCCCCCGACCGGTACTTGGTGTCGATGGCGAGGACCTCTGCCACTTCGATACAGCTGACCGTCATTCATTCGAAGTTCGGTGTCATATTTGTCAAGAACATCGGAGTGGATAACGATCCGGAAAGCATTCCTGTGCTCCAGTTCTACTCGGATGCCACGGTCGGGTTCATCCCCACCCCGGACATCCATGGACCCTACCCGGCAAGCGGAGGGTGGATGCTGGACAACTTCGAGATCAGGCCGGTGGGCACCGGTTTCGCCGAGGTCCAACCGAACGTTGAGTCGAACACCCGGTCCGAACCCGTATGGGTGAAGGTCGTCGACCCGTTCGGAAACACGATATCGAACGCCTCGGTGACCATAGCCGGCCGCCAGGCAGCGTTCAATCCTTCCAATGGCCGATATATTGCGGATTCTGGGTTTCCAGAGGTGAAATGGGCGGTACCGACGGCTTATTCGGTGACCGCAGGAGGGGTCATAACGCAAGGCCTGGTCAAGGTGACCACAACTCCTGACCTCTGCACCGCGGCAGTGACGAAATGGTGGAACGGCTGGAACTGGGCGACGGTCCTGGCAAGGGATGATTGCAGCGGACCTTCAACAGCGCTCGACATGTTCAAAGGATATGATCATCCAGTGACCGCTTACATCTTCACTGAGAACCCGGTCGGCAATTCCTCCCTGATCCTCGCCACTCAATCAGAGATCGCCAAACACGGCCCGCATGACTATTATAACTGGATGAAGAAGACCTGGGCAGAATCTGTGCAGTCGGCGAACCAGGGACAACAGGCTCTGAAGAAAGCCTACATCTTTGCCAGCCGGTGGGACGACCCTTCCTATGTGGGGAACGGTGACACGTACATATCATTGGCGAATCCGGGCAACACGGCGACGTTCCAGATGGAATACGCCCAGTACCTGGCAGGAATAAGGATCGAGGGGATCTCCTCGAATCAGGCCAACGGGGCGCCGGGAAACGATTCCCTCATCAGTGCCTGGGGCGTAGATCAATGGGCCAAATGGGACCCGACGGCCCCCATAGACCTGATGGATGCCCTAAGGCAGGTCAACACGGACTACGCACAAGATTATTCGACGTTGATCTTCATCGCACAAAGAGGCGGACTGGCTCGTGTCTACAACCATGGCATCATCCAACAACCGGACATCCTGCATTGGTTATGCGACAATAAGACCGATCCGAAATTGGAGAACTGGAAGGCAACGGATGGCGAGGCGGCCAGCTATTACTATGGACGCATGACCACCGATGTGAGGGCCGTACCGGAGGCTACGACCCTTGACGACCAGGTGTACGAGGTCAGCCGCCAGGATCCCAAAGAAGCGGGATACTGGCTGGTCCCGATCACCATTGCGGTCCCGCTGAAGGATGCTGCCATCAAGAGCGTGGAGGTCGTGGGGATGGAAGGCACATCGAGTTCCGTCCCTTCATCCAATCCATTACTTCGCAACCTTTCGGGGGCCCGGGTGATGGATGTCGGATATGACATCCGTGATGGAGTTCTCTACGTTTCCGCTTTCTGGAACGCCAGCAGCGAGCTCAGGATCCACTATGTTCCCAAGGACCCAACGATCCTGAACCTGCCACGACTGGCAATGCCCCTGGGCGATGCATATTCGTTCAACGCCACTGCCACGGAAGGAATAGGAGATATCGTCTGGAAACTGAACACCGATGCCCCCTTCCTATCGATTCAATGGACCGATAGGACCCATTGCCTGGTGAGCGGAACCCCAACGGTTCCGGGCAACTTCTCGGTCAGCCTCACCGTCAGTTCCGGGCTGCACTCCAGCTCGGTCAACTACACCCTGATCGTCTGGCAGCCTCCAGACCTTGACCCGCCGACAACGGCGATATCGGGGGACGTGGGTCATTGGGTCAACAGGTCGGCGCTGATCCGGTTCACGGCACTTGATATGGTCAGCGGGGTGATGGTGATCAATTATGCGGTCGATGACGGCCAATGGAAGGTATGGACCAGAACGGTTACCATCGCATCCGAGGGAAGGCACACCGTCCGGTATTATTCGGTGGACAATGCCGGGAATGCTGAGAGCGTCAAGCAGGAAGAGGTGCTGATCGACAAAAAGGCTCCCGAAGCAAGGTTCAACAACCCTGAGAAGCAGCAATTCTTTGATGGAAAGGTTCACCTACGATTCAGCTCCTGGGATAACCTCAGCGGGATCGCGACGGTCCTCGTTACCGACGAGGCTGGAAACGCATACTCGATAATGCCGGGAGAGGCCTCGCTACTTCTGGACCATGTCGCCGTGGGCAACAGAACCTACGTTCTGGTGGCAACCGACAGGACCGGGAACATGGTGACCATCGCCACGACCATTGAGATGAGG of the Methanomassiliicoccales archaeon genome contains:
- a CDS encoding DegT/DnrJ/EryC1/StrS family aminotransferase, producing the protein MNKVPFAKPVVDKEMLDAVTNALQNERLVGGESVHKFEEAFARYCGVKHAVSVSSGTNALQLAFIALEVMDKEVQTTPFSFIATANSVIEAGGKPTFSDASDQDYNLDPGKISSKLTKKTAALLPVHLFGRPCRMDEIMDIASDKGLKVVEDACQAHGSLYKGKRAGAIGDIGCFSFYPTKNMTVGGDGGMITTNDGDLARNIAKYRDCGRISRYVHDVVGYTSRLNSANAAFGLVQLKHLDEWNEQRREVAKMYARHLDGIKDIALPPKGDKDITPVFHLYAVRCTKRDELAEHLNKNGIEAGVHYPVPIHLQPIYKQLYGFKGGEFPVSEALANEMISLPMFPEMNHDEVKRVSEEVRSFYSRSK
- a CDS encoding glycosyltransferase family 4 protein, which translates into the protein MSADILMLLSNEYRPDPRVRKEAMTLHDAGHRVTVLCWNRSHKVADHQDDSGMIIKRVRTGKVRGSLGLGLNMPLFFARAYLLSRSLKFDAVHCHDYDTLMLGAFICRLRHVPLVYDSHEWYSKMVEDDLPGFACKVIERTESLLLANCHAVIAANDAIADHLKASGAIDVTVVMNCIDLPPDAPRDAYREKDQISLFYGGSLEPGRFIGEMLEAVKGSKDCVLRIAGNGRLAEDVRRAAAESEKVQFLGYIPQEQVLLNVSRSDAVVCMMEPGNGNNIIGTPNKLFEAMAYGVPAIVTEGTHSGDLVKGLDCGVAVEYSTRGMSYAISALQDPEARRRMGRNGRVAAEKEYNWAAMKEKLMAVYRSL
- a CDS encoding acyltransferase — encoded protein: MNKDDNPKSYKLLADFYSIHDCDIGEGTVVRDFVNLYGCSIGKDCKIAAFAEIQRGVVLGDRCKVEAYAFIPSGVTIEDEVFIGPHAVFTNDLHPHAVGDWEVTPTVVRKGASIGAGAVIVCGVNIGEGAMVGAGAVVTKDVPANSLVVGNPARVTKKLK
- a CDS encoding Gfo/Idh/MocA family oxidoreductase, whose product is MKQFQVGVLGVGYWGRKIVEEYSAIQNVKVQAVSDLMDKNLQHCKDRYGVPVLVNDYHDVINVESLHAVHICLPNSLHFQACQEALEAGKHVLVEKPITLSSKEGNILVELAEAKGLTLSVGHIYRFNNALAEVKRLISENFFGRVFLLNLTWTNLEPVFNDRDVIVDLAPHYFDIVNYMLDAWPAKITCVAKPYRQKENPEATYICCEMPNGAIAHAHLNWLSPKKVRSIELVGENRSAVIDAVGQEVTIYESGYTYRLGVERNNTIRTELLHFIKSISDPMTETRNSGTIGVKTVEMIERAKDSLAQGRTV